The Micromonospora krabiensis genome window below encodes:
- a CDS encoding LamG-like jellyroll fold domain-containing protein yields MPIRPPHLSDLRARLSRLRSSARGRRAARHSATVRSAVAVALVGVLVMNVAGSGVTALPSGAARDAEAGAGRAAGAKPAQSWGSASDRSHVKPGRVNRELPKSERSRFPLHKLDQKAEPGRNRASVAAAPAVGKRGYDKSNSRERTGDRTANQRVYDNADGTQTTEFSSAPINYRKPDGSWAPIELDLVPAGDGSGWRTGADSVGLRLADRGAAGELARLTFDGGAELAFGLAEAADSAGRVEGRTVTYPGVRPEMDLRLEPRAGGVKETLVLHSAKAPTTYLFPLRLRDLTAKLVDGQVVLTAQDGRQLGVIPPGYMMDSGSGDTGPATSTGVTYEIVTTGGQPALKMTLDRAWLADPARTYPVEVDPTVGPAVDPVRSDSSMYVHGSNSTSGGNELLVGRSGGQNAAAYLKFGDLVSRLQYHTIYGAALSVVNFDAASCKARAVTVHPVTASWSAGTDYSYPGPAVGGSLASRSFAHGYIGLGQSQSACPAAGEMFDLGVAGRNLVQRWVNGTQANYGLSLRASTTDSTAWKKFAGTGTANPPSLYITHTPYNAGYAIPKPTPEPPVLRNQNGKVKVTVTNLGAEAWSPSNYYLAYRAYNATTGAAVTQQRAANLPATLARGAKVTLDATIKALPPGSYFLDFTMVRSGGIVFTDQQVPPGRIVLQVFDVPPVVQELYPENGYQAPTLTPLLWARAVDTDAPPGSTLSFKFEICDRTDTGAATNCTNSGYQAKQSWSVPSGRLAWSKTYLWRSYVKDTANEVTSPYSVLTAAVPQPDLLSRVGAAPGAEQGREFDAQTGNFSTAAVDATVATVGPELNLGRTYNSLDPRTTSAFGAGWSSRYDMVLTPDNDGSGNVVIRYPDGQEVRFGRNADGTYAAPAGRVAKLTVDSTSWKLVDRSGSTYQFALASGKLQKITDVASRSVVLSYDVMTGKPVRVYVANSLTNTAGRALRLTWTGNHITSVATDPVNGEALTWNYTYNGDLLTKVCGPDGGCTGYDYAAGSHYRTAVLDAKPDSYYHLGESEGTSAASDVAINLGKDVGTYRNVTLGQPGVLEGTSGTAAAFNGTSAYLELPKGLVKKSRDASVELWFKIGLTQTGGPLLGYQDKAVGTAPTSAVPVLYTGTDGKLRGQFATGSITPITSSTLVNDNKWHHVVLSAMANTQTMYLDGVKVGELTGQTIDASLLTFNQVGLASTTAPASWPAWGSAAQRYFAGTIDEVAVYSRPLGPTTVAAHFRYAKPAAQQLIRVSLPSGRVATEVEYDTATDRVKEYTDQDGGTWKLGQPTIYGGDSDLRRGVQVLDPANRPYLYEYDALNGQLLRTGTPLGIETRQEDRPPQPTPSPSPTPTPVCSQPDPNDPAFCTVIPGDSGGPVFVLHPLDGMAIRTFSYNDQGMQSKVTNENGDSVEMTYDGEGRLATRKSCRTATQCYTNYYTYSTTITNPLDPRKDLAVETRDGRSESATDLKYRTTMSYAFNGQLAIQTNPDGSSVSHTYTNGGEAAVGGGNPPSGLLATSTDSRGKVTRNAYYSNGDLARVTEPSGLTTEYTYDTLGRRITEKVISDSYPAGVTTTITYDKHSRVATVTGPVTTDAVNGTRHQSRTTTEYDADGNPTTVTVSDLLGGDPDRVSSTEYDDYGRPAKVVDAEGNETTYGYDRFGNKTTSTDANGNRYDWAYTAQNKVAEVRLRDWRSDPPGSPGTGTGDYLVLHSYSYDFAGRLASDTDAMGRRLEYQYYRDDLLEKITLKNFHNPDGTTRDYVVEENTYDGAGNVTRKVAGNGTQVTEYTPDRAGKVTSTVVDPGGLHRATTVTYDLNGNVTRSVRTGNPSNVPWSTAVTSETVEYTYDDAGNVLTESVVAGTASRTTSYTYDQRGLRLTMTDPRGNEAGANKAAYTTTYEYDERGQQVRATGPTVDAESDGGTATPTSPISVVGYNTFGEQVAIKDPRGLINRSEYDKLGRPVRTVAPTYQAPGVTQPVTPEVRTSYDPLGNVLEEIDPDGTTRYTYDQLNRLVTRDEPAKTNDDRAVTSFTYTRTGEVLSVTDPNGVRTESTYDDLDRQVSQTLVERHPTTRNLVTRMTYDDAGNATSIISPTGATTVNTFDATGAVTRTTRPTGEATLFGYDHVGRQIRISDGLGRTSRIGYDLFGNQVSDSDLKPDGTVLRTQTYGYDIAGHLTSATDPYETVTRYQYDAAGRLVKQVEPVNATESITTSFGYDAAGNRTRYTDGRSNSTIYTYNSLGLPESAIEPATVSHPAAADRTWTIGYDAAGNATRLSAPGGVSRTRTFDASGRMTQETGSGGETATATRTLDYDRTGRLVSVNAPGGTNSYRYNDRGALVSAAGPSGTASFDYDDDGLMTSRTDMSGTAAFGYVKGRLDTVTDGITGQREKFGYNAAGQVTTIDYGAGRVRAFGYDDYGRVDSDVLRNSANQVVASVGYEFDLNGHVTRKKTTGTAGAGDNSYTYDKAGRLLSWTSAAGTVDYVWDASGNRVKAGAKTATFDERNRLISDGDYTYSYSARGTLRGRTSSGLTEQFAFDAFDRLTAAKDETYQYDGLDRVVSRTGTAFVYAGLTDDVVHDGAEYYARGPSNELLATGIGSTQRLSLTDAHGDVVAAIDPADTQLPALNDSTAYDPFGKKLTSVGDTGNLGYQGDWTDPTTGQVDMGARWYEPGTGTFTSRDSATYSSGDSILANRYTYGAGAPLDFDDPDGHWPKWLKKAAGAVRNTVSNVVSNVSSGISTVWNYTKSYASMAWSGLKAVGRAISDGAKWLANKAVTAVKYVGNAIRNSSVGRAVENWARQQAQIVQQRIHQAKVAVTNAAKAAVKQAVKFTKLPVVAALTKPLMAGIKIVSTGLKMLPAIVATTTMAIQDPKKFQQKLWLEAAKAVGSITEGVTTMWDKATQFVEDHAAEIAGFAAGAVVGLGCGAAIGWTGVGAVACGALAGAVGSAVTGAMEGKRGWDLVGATAFGAVTGALGGAVASIGGAAIGAGIRGLSGGLRAAGSKALSAGIGEARAIVSETRAVAGSARSLANKVLGKCNSFTAETRVLMADGSRKAISAVRVGDRVLATDPTTGRTEARLVTALIVGTGMKKLVDITVDVDGAKGDRTGQLTATDGHPFWLDYQGRWSEAKDLQPGYVFETADHRPASVAEVRKRSEWQTAYNLTVDGLHTYYVVAGDRPVLSHNCEVVDAVEAEAARVAGLTNAERPGVIEGLQIPGQRPIVAYSDGGAGNRVVHPIVRDILDSIPTTARGNNHGGCGLVQCLTEALGAGLDPTGATATAVLGRAPTNSNFLKHIGPCDSCKALVQHFDIDFKMG; encoded by the coding sequence ATGCCGATCCGCCCTCCCCACCTGTCCGACCTGCGCGCACGCCTGTCCCGACTCCGGTCGTCGGCGCGTGGACGGCGGGCGGCGCGTCACTCGGCCACCGTCCGCTCGGCCGTCGCCGTCGCACTCGTCGGCGTGTTGGTGATGAACGTGGCCGGCAGCGGTGTGACCGCGCTGCCGAGTGGCGCGGCGCGCGACGCGGAGGCCGGGGCCGGACGCGCCGCGGGCGCCAAGCCGGCCCAGAGCTGGGGCTCGGCGTCCGACCGCTCCCACGTCAAGCCCGGCCGCGTCAACCGGGAGCTGCCGAAGTCGGAGCGAAGCCGGTTCCCGCTGCACAAGCTCGACCAGAAGGCCGAGCCGGGGCGGAACAGGGCCTCCGTCGCGGCAGCGCCCGCCGTCGGCAAGCGCGGCTACGACAAAAGCAACAGCCGGGAGCGGACCGGCGACCGCACCGCCAACCAGCGGGTGTACGACAACGCCGACGGCACGCAGACCACCGAGTTCTCGTCCGCGCCGATCAACTACCGCAAGCCGGACGGTAGTTGGGCTCCGATCGAACTCGACCTGGTGCCCGCTGGCGACGGGTCCGGCTGGCGTACCGGCGCGGACTCGGTGGGTCTGCGTCTCGCCGACCGTGGCGCCGCGGGCGAGCTGGCCCGGCTGACCTTCGACGGCGGCGCCGAGCTCGCCTTCGGCCTGGCCGAGGCGGCGGACAGCGCGGGACGGGTCGAGGGCCGGACGGTGACGTATCCGGGTGTCCGTCCCGAGATGGACCTGCGGCTCGAGCCCCGGGCGGGCGGTGTCAAGGAGACGCTGGTCCTGCACTCGGCGAAGGCACCCACGACCTACCTCTTCCCGCTGCGGCTGCGCGACCTCACCGCCAAGCTCGTCGACGGCCAGGTCGTCCTCACCGCCCAGGACGGTCGCCAGCTCGGCGTCATCCCGCCGGGCTACATGATGGACTCCGGCTCCGGCGACACCGGCCCGGCGACCTCGACCGGAGTGACGTACGAAATCGTCACCACCGGCGGTCAGCCGGCGCTGAAGATGACCCTCGACCGTGCCTGGCTTGCCGACCCGGCGAGGACGTACCCGGTCGAGGTCGACCCCACCGTCGGGCCAGCGGTGGACCCCGTGCGGTCGGACAGCAGCATGTACGTCCACGGCAGCAACTCGACCTCCGGCGGGAACGAACTGCTGGTCGGTCGCTCCGGCGGGCAGAACGCGGCGGCGTACCTGAAGTTCGGCGACCTGGTGAGCCGGCTCCAGTACCACACCATCTACGGCGCGGCCCTGTCCGTGGTCAACTTCGACGCGGCCTCGTGCAAGGCGCGTGCGGTCACCGTGCACCCGGTGACCGCCTCGTGGTCCGCGGGCACCGACTACTCGTACCCGGGCCCGGCGGTGGGCGGCTCCCTGGCCAGCCGCTCGTTCGCCCACGGCTACATCGGTCTCGGCCAGTCGCAGTCGGCCTGCCCGGCGGCCGGGGAGATGTTCGACCTCGGCGTGGCCGGTCGCAATCTCGTGCAGCGCTGGGTGAACGGCACCCAGGCCAACTACGGCCTCTCCCTGCGGGCCTCGACCACGGACAGCACCGCCTGGAAGAAGTTCGCCGGCACGGGCACCGCCAACCCGCCATCCCTGTATATCACCCACACGCCCTACAACGCCGGGTACGCGATCCCCAAGCCGACACCGGAACCGCCGGTGCTGCGGAACCAGAACGGCAAGGTCAAGGTCACCGTCACCAATCTGGGTGCGGAGGCCTGGTCGCCGAGCAACTACTACCTGGCCTACCGGGCGTACAACGCCACCACGGGCGCGGCCGTGACCCAGCAGCGGGCCGCCAACCTCCCAGCCACCCTCGCCCGAGGCGCGAAGGTGACCCTCGACGCGACCATCAAGGCGCTTCCGCCCGGCTCGTACTTCCTCGACTTCACCATGGTCCGCAGCGGCGGCATCGTCTTCACCGACCAGCAGGTGCCTCCCGGCCGGATTGTCCTCCAGGTCTTCGACGTGCCGCCGGTGGTGCAGGAGCTCTACCCGGAGAACGGCTACCAGGCGCCGACGCTGACCCCGCTGCTGTGGGCGCGAGCCGTCGACACCGACGCCCCGCCCGGATCCACCCTGTCGTTCAAATTCGAGATCTGTGACCGGACGGACACCGGCGCTGCCACCAACTGCACCAACTCCGGCTACCAGGCCAAGCAGTCGTGGTCGGTGCCGAGTGGACGGCTCGCCTGGAGCAAGACCTACCTGTGGCGGTCGTACGTCAAGGACACCGCCAACGAGGTGACCTCGCCGTACTCGGTGCTGACGGCCGCCGTGCCGCAGCCGGACCTGCTCTCCCGCGTCGGCGCCGCGCCGGGCGCCGAACAGGGCCGCGAGTTCGACGCGCAGACCGGCAACTTCTCCACCGCCGCCGTCGACGCCACCGTGGCGACTGTCGGGCCGGAGCTCAACCTCGGGCGCACGTACAACAGCCTCGATCCACGCACGACCAGCGCGTTCGGTGCCGGGTGGTCCAGCCGCTACGACATGGTCCTGACGCCCGACAACGACGGATCCGGCAACGTCGTCATCCGTTACCCGGACGGCCAGGAGGTGCGGTTCGGCAGGAACGCCGACGGCACGTACGCGGCGCCGGCCGGGCGGGTGGCCAAACTGACCGTCGACTCCACCAGCTGGAAGCTGGTCGACCGGTCCGGGTCGACCTACCAGTTCGCCCTCGCCAGCGGCAAGCTCCAGAAGATCACCGACGTCGCGTCGCGTTCGGTCGTGCTGAGCTACGACGTGATGACCGGCAAGCCGGTCCGGGTCTACGTGGCCAACAGCCTCACCAACACCGCCGGCCGCGCGCTGCGCCTCACCTGGACGGGCAACCACATCACCTCGGTCGCCACCGACCCGGTGAACGGGGAGGCACTGACCTGGAACTACACCTACAACGGTGACCTGCTGACAAAGGTCTGCGGCCCTGACGGGGGATGCACCGGTTACGACTACGCGGCCGGGTCGCACTACCGCACCGCGGTCCTCGACGCCAAGCCCGACTCGTACTACCACCTGGGCGAGTCCGAGGGTACGAGCGCCGCCAGCGACGTCGCCATCAACCTCGGCAAGGATGTCGGCACCTACCGCAACGTCACGCTCGGCCAGCCCGGCGTCCTGGAGGGCACCAGCGGCACCGCGGCCGCCTTCAACGGCACCTCCGCCTACCTGGAACTGCCGAAGGGCCTGGTGAAGAAGAGCCGTGACGCGAGCGTGGAGCTCTGGTTCAAGATCGGTCTGACCCAGACCGGCGGCCCGCTTCTCGGCTACCAGGACAAGGCGGTCGGCACCGCGCCGACCAGCGCCGTCCCCGTCCTCTACACGGGCACCGACGGCAAGCTACGCGGCCAGTTCGCCACCGGCTCCATCACCCCGATCACGTCCTCGACGCTCGTCAACGACAACAAGTGGCACCACGTCGTGCTCTCCGCGATGGCCAACACGCAGACGATGTACCTCGACGGCGTCAAGGTGGGTGAGCTGACCGGACAGACCATCGACGCGTCGCTCCTCACCTTCAACCAGGTCGGTCTCGCCTCGACCACCGCGCCCGCGTCCTGGCCGGCCTGGGGAAGCGCCGCGCAGCGCTACTTCGCCGGGACCATCGACGAGGTCGCCGTCTACTCCCGCCCCCTCGGCCCGACCACCGTGGCCGCGCACTTCCGCTACGCCAAGCCCGCCGCCCAACAGCTGATCCGGGTCTCGCTGCCCAGCGGGCGGGTCGCGACGGAGGTCGAGTACGACACGGCGACCGACCGGGTGAAGGAGTACACAGACCAGGACGGCGGCACCTGGAAACTCGGCCAACCGACCATCTACGGAGGCGACAGCGACCTGCGTCGCGGCGTACAGGTCCTCGACCCCGCCAACCGCCCGTACCTGTACGAGTACGACGCCCTGAACGGTCAGCTGCTCCGGACGGGGACGCCGCTCGGCATCGAGACCCGCCAGGAGGACCGGCCGCCGCAGCCGACCCCGTCGCCCAGCCCCACCCCGACGCCAGTCTGCTCGCAGCCCGACCCGAACGACCCGGCGTTCTGCACCGTCATCCCGGGCGACTCCGGCGGACCCGTCTTCGTCCTCCACCCGCTCGACGGCATGGCCATCCGCACCTTCTCGTACAACGACCAGGGCATGCAGTCCAAGGTCACCAACGAGAACGGTGACTCGGTCGAGATGACCTATGACGGCGAGGGGCGGCTCGCGACCCGCAAGAGCTGCCGCACCGCCACCCAGTGCTACACGAACTACTACACGTACTCGACGACCATCACGAACCCCCTCGACCCCCGCAAGGACCTCGCGGTCGAGACCCGCGACGGGCGCTCGGAGAGCGCCACCGACCTGAAGTACCGCACCACCATGTCGTACGCGTTCAACGGCCAGCTCGCCATCCAGACCAACCCGGACGGCAGCTCCGTGAGCCACACCTACACCAACGGCGGGGAGGCCGCCGTCGGCGGGGGCAACCCGCCGAGCGGGTTGCTGGCCACCAGCACCGACAGCCGGGGCAAGGTCACCCGGAACGCGTACTACAGCAACGGCGACCTGGCCCGGGTGACCGAACCGTCCGGCCTGACCACCGAGTACACGTACGACACGCTCGGCCGCAGGATCACCGAGAAGGTCATCTCCGACAGCTACCCGGCGGGCGTCACCACCACCATCACCTACGACAAGCACTCCCGGGTGGCCACCGTCACCGGCCCGGTCACCACCGACGCCGTCAACGGCACCCGGCACCAGAGCCGCACCACCACCGAGTACGACGCCGACGGCAACCCCACCACGGTGACCGTCTCCGACCTGCTCGGCGGCGACCCCGACCGGGTCAGCAGCACCGAGTACGACGACTACGGCCGCCCGGCCAAGGTCGTCGACGCCGAGGGCAACGAGACCACCTACGGCTACGACCGGTTCGGCAACAAGACCACCTCGACCGATGCCAACGGCAACCGGTACGACTGGGCGTACACCGCCCAGAACAAGGTCGCCGAGGTGCGGTTGCGGGACTGGCGCAGCGACCCGCCGGGCTCACCCGGCACGGGCACCGGGGACTACCTGGTGCTGCACTCCTACTCGTACGACTTCGCCGGTCGCCTCGCCAGCGACACCGACGCGATGGGCCGGCGGCTGGAGTACCAGTACTACCGCGACGACCTGCTCGAGAAGATCACCCTCAAGAACTTCCACAACCCCGACGGCACCACCCGCGACTACGTCGTGGAGGAGAACACCTACGACGGTGCCGGCAACGTGACCCGAAAGGTCGCCGGCAACGGCACCCAGGTCACGGAGTACACCCCGGACAGGGCCGGCAAGGTGACCAGCACCGTCGTCGACCCGGGCGGACTGCACCGGGCGACCACCGTCACCTACGACCTCAACGGCAACGTCACCCGCTCGGTGCGGACCGGCAACCCGTCCAACGTGCCCTGGAGCACCGCGGTCACCTCCGAGACCGTCGAGTACACCTATGACGACGCCGGCAACGTGCTCACCGAGAGCGTCGTCGCCGGCACCGCGTCGCGGACCACCAGCTACACCTACGACCAGCGTGGGTTGCGGCTGACCATGACCGACCCGCGCGGCAACGAGGCCGGGGCGAACAAGGCGGCCTACACCACCACCTACGAGTACGACGAGCGCGGCCAGCAGGTCCGCGCCACCGGCCCGACCGTCGACGCGGAGAGCGATGGCGGCACGGCCACCCCCACCAGCCCGATCAGTGTCGTGGGCTACAACACCTTCGGCGAGCAGGTCGCGATCAAGGACCCGCGCGGCCTCATCAACCGGTCCGAGTACGACAAGCTGGGCCGACCGGTGCGGACCGTCGCCCCGACCTACCAGGCGCCGGGCGTCACCCAACCGGTCACCCCGGAGGTGCGTACGTCGTACGACCCGCTCGGCAACGTGCTCGAGGAGATCGACCCGGACGGGACGACCCGCTACACCTACGACCAGCTGAACCGGCTCGTCACCCGGGACGAGCCGGCGAAGACGAACGACGACCGGGCGGTCACCAGTTTCACGTACACCCGCACCGGTGAGGTCCTCTCCGTGACCGACCCGAACGGGGTCCGGACCGAGTCGACGTACGACGACCTGGACCGGCAGGTCAGCCAGACGCTCGTCGAGCGTCACCCCACCACCCGCAACCTGGTCACCCGGATGACCTACGACGACGCGGGCAACGCGACGTCGATCATCTCGCCGACCGGCGCGACCACCGTCAACACCTTCGACGCCACCGGTGCCGTCACCCGCACGACCAGGCCGACCGGCGAGGCGACGCTCTTCGGGTACGACCACGTCGGGCGACAGATCCGCATCTCCGACGGCCTCGGCCGGACCAGCCGGATCGGCTACGACCTGTTCGGCAACCAGGTCAGCGACTCGGACCTGAAGCCGGACGGGACGGTGCTGCGCACGCAGACCTACGGGTACGACATCGCCGGCCACCTGACCTCGGCAACCGACCCATACGAGACCGTCACGCGATACCAGTACGACGCCGCGGGCCGGTTGGTGAAGCAGGTCGAGCCGGTGAACGCCACCGAGTCGATCACCACGTCGTTCGGCTACGACGCCGCCGGGAACCGCACGCGCTACACCGACGGGCGGAGCAACTCGACCATCTACACGTACAACAGCCTGGGCCTGCCGGAGTCGGCAATCGAGCCGGCGACGGTCAGCCACCCGGCGGCTGCCGACCGCACCTGGACCATCGGGTACGACGCGGCCGGCAACGCGACCCGCCTCAGCGCTCCCGGTGGCGTGAGCCGCACGCGCACCTTCGACGCCTCCGGTCGGATGACCCAGGAGACCGGCTCCGGCGGCGAGACCGCCACCGCCACCCGAACCCTCGACTACGACCGGACCGGTCGCCTGGTCAGCGTCAACGCGCCCGGTGGCACGAACTCGTACCGCTACAACGACCGCGGCGCACTCGTCTCCGCCGCCGGCCCGTCCGGCACGGCCAGCTTCGACTACGACGACGACGGACTCATGACGAGCCGCACCGACATGAGCGGCACCGCCGCGTTCGGGTACGTCAAGGGCCGGCTGGACACGGTCACCGACGGCATCACCGGCCAGCGGGAGAAGTTCGGCTACAACGCGGCCGGCCAGGTGACGACCATCGACTACGGCGCCGGTCGGGTGCGGGCGTTCGGCTACGACGACTACGGCCGCGTCGACAGCGACGTGCTGCGCAACTCGGCGAATCAGGTGGTCGCCTCGGTCGGCTACGAGTTCGACCTCAACGGCCACGTCACCCGGAAGAAGACCACCGGCACCGCCGGCGCGGGAGACAACTCCTACACGTACGACAAGGCGGGCCGCCTGCTCAGCTGGACGTCGGCGGCGGGGACCGTCGACTACGTGTGGGACGCCAGCGGCAACCGGGTGAAGGCCGGCGCGAAGACCGCCACCTTCGACGAGCGCAACCGGCTGATCTCCGACGGCGACTACACCTACAGCTACAGCGCCCGAGGGACGCTGCGCGGGCGGACCAGTTCGGGGCTGACCGAGCAGTTCGCGTTCGACGCGTTCGACCGGCTCACCGCGGCCAAGGACGAGACCTACCAGTACGACGGCCTGGACCGGGTGGTCTCCCGCACCGGCACAGCCTTCGTCTACGCGGGCCTCACCGACGACGTGGTCCACGACGGGGCCGAGTACTACGCCCGAGGGCCGAGCAACGAACTGCTCGCCACCGGCATCGGTTCGACCCAGCGGCTGTCGCTGACCGACGCCCACGGTGACGTGGTGGCGGCCATCGACCCGGCCGACACCCAGCTCCCCGCGCTGAACGACTCCACCGCGTACGACCCGTTCGGCAAGAAACTGACCAGCGTCGGCGACACCGGCAACCTCGGCTACCAGGGGGACTGGACCGACCCGACCACCGGCCAGGTCGACATGGGGGCCCGGTGGTACGAGCCGGGGACCGGCACCTTCACCTCGCGGGACAGCGCCACCTACAGCAGCGGCGACTCGATCCTGGCCAACCGGTACACGTACGGCGCCGGCGCGCCGCTGGACTTCGACGACCCGGACGGCCACTGGCCGAAGTGGCTCAAGAAGGCGGCCGGTGCGGTCAGGAACACCGTCTCGAACGTGGTGAGCAACGTCAGCAGCGGCATCTCCACGGTGTGGAACTACACCAAGAGCTACGCCTCGATGGCCTGGTCCGGCCTCAAGGCGGTGGGCCGTGCCATCTCCGACGGTGCGAAGTGGCTCGCCAACAAGGCGGTCACCGCGGTCAAGTACGTCGGCAACGCGATCCGCAACAGCTCGGTGGGCCGAGCCGTGGAGAACTGGGCCAGACAGCAAGCCCAGATCGTCCAACAGCGCATCCACCAGGCCAAGGTGGCGGTGACGAACGCAGCCAAGGCTGCCGTCAAGCAGGCGGTGAAGTTCACCAAGCTGCCCGTGGTGGCGGCGCTGACCAAACCGCTCATGGCCGGCATCAAGATCGTCTCGACGGGCCTCAAGATGCTGCCCGCGATCGTCGCGACCACCACCATGGCGATCCAGGACCCGAAGAAGTTCCAACAGAAGCTCTGGCTCGAAGCGGCGAAAGCGGTCGGTTCGATCACCGAGGGCGTCACGACGATGTGGGACAAGGCGACCCAGTTCGTCGAGGACCACGCCGCGGAGATCGCCGGCTTCGCCGCCGGCGCCGTCGTCGGCCTCGGCTGCGGCGCGGCCATCGGCTGGACCGGTGTTGGGGCCGTCGCCTGCGGCGCGCTCGCCGGCGCCGTCGGCTCCGCGGTCACCGGTGCCATGGAGGGCAAGCGCGGCTGGGACCTGGTCGGCGCGACCGCCTTCGGCGCGGTCACCGGTGCGCTGGGTGGCGCGGTCGCCTCCATCGGCGGCGCGGCGATCGGCGCGGGGATCCGCGGGCTGAGCGGCGGGCTACGGGCCGCCGGCAGCAAAGCCCTCAGCGCCGGCATCGGCGAGGCCCGTGCCAT
- a CDS encoding tachylectin-related carbohydrate-binding protein, with amino-acid sequence MSHPAPARRPLRLARRAALGVGTALAVITSGLVAPAAVRPAYAADTFSCAVPANVFNSTTSGTLLWRKLSSPGSTASSWSAATTIGPSGWTTFGRILGGPDGRVYGINANGLTRYRWTGSGWELTDGKQAKVISSSFVSYASSTWRNKITVDELGDFYLVDNTGRLKWYRYDEPGGTWTINGRTIDTGWDRYDLIVAAGPGVIYGRQADGKLYRYRFDPVSQRWLDRERYVTAGWGMFTKGMFSAGGDTLFGIKADGSLLQYRYREDNNTWVVAADPIGTGWAVFPNVVASTNACRLTATFSPVRPATPTVPHSPVSAMQAPAAPGATLGTVEYAFVDNIGTVRHGRQTNPDDFGSIQWSAVDTVEASTGKPALVADSQKRVTVFAHQTNSDVRSLTQSASGAVTWNAWSGLGGAMRSEPSVVALTDGSLAVFALDADGALWVRPQDGSSGDLLPWTKLGGSGLTGNPVVTAGADGSATVTAVDNAGTVVTATYRNRALASAFTSIGGTGFAGTPAVVVMPGRRARVFARHTDGTIKSQYQNGDFTWSGTWTTVGTGDIIPAGTPSAQLDPNLGRILVVTRTADDSIYQSWETGQGTGTWGGWNLNGNAGAYPADPTIFSYQNSNGNQLAFVSRTVNSLPVLFAPPDVNTLARGTATTPVLTEKVIPQPKND; translated from the coding sequence GTGTCCCATCCCGCTCCGGCACGTCGCCCGCTCCGATTGGCCCGACGCGCCGCACTGGGCGTCGGAACGGCGCTGGCCGTCATCACGTCCGGGCTCGTCGCGCCCGCGGCCGTCCGCCCGGCGTACGCTGCCGACACCTTCAGCTGCGCCGTCCCCGCCAACGTGTTCAACTCGACGACCTCGGGCACGCTGCTCTGGCGCAAGTTGTCCTCGCCCGGCAGCACCGCCTCCTCCTGGAGCGCCGCCACCACGATCGGCCCCTCCGGCTGGACCACCTTCGGTCGCATCCTGGGCGGTCCCGACGGCCGGGTGTACGGCATCAACGCCAACGGGCTGACCCGCTACCGCTGGACGGGTAGCGGCTGGGAGCTCACCGACGGCAAGCAGGCGAAGGTCATCAGCAGCAGCTTCGTCTCGTACGCGAGCAGCACGTGGCGTAACAAGATCACCGTTGACGAGCTCGGTGACTTCTACCTCGTGGACAACACCGGCCGGCTGAAGTGGTACCGCTACGACGAGCCCGGTGGCACGTGGACGATCAACGGCCGGACCATCGACACCGGCTGGGACCGGTACGACCTGATCGTGGCCGCCGGCCCCGGCGTGATCTACGGACGCCAGGCCGACGGCAAGCTCTACCGCTACCGCTTCGACCCGGTCAGTCAGCGCTGGCTCGACCGGGAGAGGTACGTCACGGCCGGCTGGGGGATGTTCACCAAGGGAATGTTCTCCGCCGGTGGCGACACCCTGTTCGGCATCAAGGCTGACGGGTCGCTGTTGCAGTACCGCTACCGCGAGGACAACAACACCTGGGTCGTCGCGGCGGACCCCATCGGCACCGGCTGGGCCGTCTTCCCGAACGTGGTCGCGAGCACCAACGCGTGCCGGTTGACCGCGACCTTCAGCCCGGTCAGGCCGGCCACGCCCACGGTGCCCCACTCGCCCGTGTCGGCGATGCAGGCCCCGGCCGCCCCCGGAGCGACGCTGGGCACGGTGGAGTACGCGTTCGTCGACAACATCGGCACGGTCCGGCACGGCCGGCAGACCAACCCCGACGACTTCGGCTCCATCCAGTGGAGCGCGGTGGACACCGTCGAGGCGTCGACCGGGAAGCCCGCGCTCGTCGCGGACAGCCAGAAGCGGGTGACCGTCTTCGCCCACCAGACCAACAGCGACGTACGCTCTCTTACCCAGTCCGCCTCCGGAGCCGTCACCTGGAACGCCTGGTCGGGGCTGGGCGGCGCCATGAGGTCCGAGCCGTCCGTCGTGGCTCTGACCGACGGCAGCCTGGCGGTGTTCGCCTTGGACGCCGACGGCGCCCTCTGGGTACGCCCGCAGGACGGCAGCTCGGGCGACCTGCTTCCCTGGACGAAGCTGGGCGGTAGCGGCCTCACCGGCAACCCCGTGGTTACCGCCGGCGCCGACGGGTCCGCCACCGTCACCGCCGTCGACAACGCCGGCACGGTGGTCACCGCGACCTACCGGAACCGGGCGCTCGCCTCAGCCTTCACGAGCATCGGCGGCACGGGCTTCGCGGGCACCCCCGCCGTGGTCGTCATGCCCGGTCGGCGGGCCAGGGTCTTCGCCCGCCACACCGACGGCACCATCAAGAGCCAGTACCAGAACGGGGACTTCACCTGGAGCGGCACCTGGACGACCGTCGGCACCGGCGACATCATCCCCGCGGGCACGCCGAGCGCGCAGCTCGACCCGAACCTGGGTCGCATCCTGGTCGTCACCCGCACCGCCGACGACAGCATCTACCAGTCCTGGGAGACCGGGCAGGGCACCGGGACCTGGGGCGGCTGGAACCTCAACGGCAACGCCGGCGCCTACCCGGCCGACCCCACCATCTTCAGCTACCAGAACAGCAACGGTAACCAGCTCGCCTTCGTGAGCCGCACCGTCAACAGCCTTCCGGTCCTGTTCGCCCCGCCGGACGTGAACACCCTCGCGCGGGGCACCGCCACCACGCCCGTCCTCACCGAGAAGGTGATCCCCCAGCCGAAGAACGACTGA